A region from the Geobacillus vulcani PSS1 genome encodes:
- a CDS encoding YpbS family protein → MSEVHQAITAHVQKQHAVLKKFAMLDAERERHIEEAVERCRRGEPFTVELINEVTKQMNELAKGGLVPARRYVTLEMVRDYVSRLEGKRPPQGNREDGQHARA, encoded by the coding sequence TTGAGTGAAGTGCATCAAGCGATTACCGCCCACGTACAAAAACAGCATGCCGTCTTGAAAAAGTTTGCCATGCTCGATGCCGAGCGCGAGCGGCATATCGAAGAAGCGGTCGAGCGTTGCCGCCGCGGCGAGCCGTTTACGGTCGAGCTGATCAACGAAGTGACGAAACAAATGAACGAACTGGCCAAAGGCGGCCTCGTGCCGGCGCGCCGGTACGTGACGCTGGAAATGGTGCGCGACTATGTGAGCCGGCTGGAAGGGAAACGGCCGCCACAAGGGAACAGAGAAGACGGCCAGCACGCTCGAGCCTAG
- a CDS encoding sulfurtransferase, whose protein sequence is MASLVSHEWLHAHLSEETIRILDCRFWLGAPSKGASAYRDDHIPGAVYIDLERDLSGPVAEHGGRHPLPSAEQAAAVFGRAGIDETMTVVAYDDQDGAMAARCWWLLRYFGHERVYVLDGNYSEWKKKGHPVTDGIPAVAPRRFQPRPDRSWLATVEDVRAAVRDRSAVLIDSREWKRYMGLEEPIDRVAGRIPGAVHRFWKDGVAEGGYWKCPDEQAARFADLDREAPLIVYCGSGVTACPNVLALKEAGYRNVRLYVGSFSDWISYPDHPVETGDPSSSA, encoded by the coding sequence ATGGCGTCGCTCGTTTCCCACGAATGGCTGCATGCCCATTTGTCCGAAGAAACCATTCGTATTCTTGATTGCCGATTTTGGCTCGGCGCCCCGTCCAAAGGCGCCTCGGCTTACCGGGACGATCATATTCCCGGTGCGGTGTATATCGATTTGGAGCGCGACTTGTCCGGTCCGGTGGCGGAGCACGGCGGCCGCCATCCGCTGCCATCGGCCGAGCAAGCAGCGGCTGTGTTTGGCCGCGCCGGCATCGATGAAACGATGACGGTCGTTGCCTACGATGACCAAGATGGAGCGATGGCCGCGCGCTGTTGGTGGCTGCTTCGCTATTTCGGCCATGAGCGCGTTTACGTGTTAGACGGCAATTACAGCGAGTGGAAAAAGAAAGGCCATCCGGTGACGGACGGCATTCCTGCCGTAGCGCCGCGGCGGTTTCAGCCGCGGCCTGATCGGTCATGGCTGGCGACGGTTGAGGATGTGCGCGCCGCTGTGCGCGATCGCTCGGCTGTGCTGATCGATTCGCGCGAGTGGAAGCGGTACATGGGCTTGGAAGAGCCGATCGACCGGGTGGCTGGCCGCATTCCCGGTGCGGTGCATCGGTTTTGGAAAGATGGGGTGGCAGAAGGCGGCTACTGGAAATGCCCAGATGAGCAAGCGGCGCGATTCGCTGATCTTGACCGCGAGGCGCCGCTGATCGTCTACTGCGGTTCCGGCGTCACCGCCTGTCCGAACGTGCTCGCTTTAAAGGAAGCCGGTTACCGCAACGTCCGGCTGTATGTCGGCAGTTTCAGCGATTGGATTTCCTATCCGGACCATCCGGTCGAAACGGGCGATCCTTCCTCTTCAGCATAG
- a CDS encoding dynamin family protein produces MGNVAVRPPSLRPWLAKMMKMHELLHQTGDSDNASKVKQLIEKTAAGELVVAFCGHFSAGKSSLINALLGEPLLPSSPIPTSANLVKVKAGRDYVRVFYRREAPVEYEPPYDPDLIRAQCRDGETIEWIEISRETGAIPPGVAILDTPGIDSTDDAHRLATESALHLADVIFYVMDYNHVQAELNVQFTKQLTDEGKTVYLVINQIDKHRDEELPFAAFRASAVEAFQRWGIEAAGLFFLSLKAPSHPHSEWQALSSCLRRLFADKDEWLVRGAESSLKWIVARHLEQLCAQHEKLAQEMQERLAALGGVAGEAAAEELHRLEVELAETQTAAARLEESFRTELERVLHNAYLMPFETRERAGAYLEAMQTSFKVGWLFSKTKTEEERKRRLAAFYESVKAQATAQIEWHVRQLLLRFGNEWDADAAWLGKCQQWTVEWDESLLAGLVKHGTDSRGAALLNYTDDVAAALKKRYRDSALALVAELGEQAANRAAEQIAALRVKLSAAREKAELAAHLARLEAEREERRHMLEQLLAAPTPNDGQTLDEKQLAVLTAAPSFQRARHAEAAVRPHEPRETMNRVSEEQALSQKRAAGSRAAGERDDFSRARPSGQKLRSEEAAERLEAAAAWLEQSELLSRFASPLRVKARRLRERSFTVALFGAFSAGKSSLANALLGAPLLPSSPNPTTAAISKIAPPDQEHPHGMAVVNVKSERQMWEDVQASLRQFGLEADTWEEALRLCARIAESGAMHPAQKPHLAFLAAVAAGYERMGGQLGAALSVGFDELERYVADEAVSCFLDEVVLYADCPLTRQGVTLVDTPGVDSLNARHTGVAFHYMKNADALLFVTYYNHAFSKADREFLLQLGRVKDAFSLDKMFFVINAADLAQSREELDAVVSYMNSELARFGIRFPRLYALSSRLALAEKTGAGPVSHDVLADSGLPAFEADFFRFLTEELAEVAVESACAELARAHQAAAEYARAAGQSEAEKAAKQQMLARIREEMHALLAGADDAHGRQALRQEVEELLYYVKQRVFLRLNDLFKEAFHPSVLRDGQGPMRQVLARCLDELLAAVGFDLAQEMRATSLRVEAFLRKRLDEQFARLGRELRSLDPSVALTPPETAVFAAPEFANALSDVDRARFAKALSLYKNAKSFFERDEKRRMKEEIETALMEPVDQYLAEQKERIVSAYSEQYETAVAALAAALADQVDSYMDGLMAALANRGDGETLRRIEAALRRLLPVQSEEAQP; encoded by the coding sequence ATGGGGAATGTTGCTGTTAGACCGCCGTCATTGCGGCCGTGGCTGGCGAAAATGATGAAGATGCATGAGCTGCTCCATCAAACGGGGGATTCAGATAATGCCAGTAAAGTGAAGCAGCTCATTGAAAAAACGGCGGCCGGGGAGCTCGTTGTCGCCTTTTGCGGCCATTTTTCCGCCGGCAAATCCAGCTTGATTAATGCGCTGCTCGGTGAGCCGCTGCTGCCGTCGAGCCCGATTCCGACGAGCGCCAATCTTGTGAAAGTGAAGGCCGGCCGGGATTATGTGCGCGTCTTTTATCGCCGCGAGGCGCCGGTGGAGTACGAACCGCCGTATGATCCGGACCTCATCCGCGCGCAATGCCGGGACGGGGAGACGATCGAGTGGATTGAAATCAGCCGTGAAACGGGCGCCATTCCGCCGGGCGTCGCCATCCTGGACACGCCGGGCATCGACTCGACGGACGACGCCCACCGGCTGGCGACGGAGTCGGCCCTCCATCTTGCTGATGTCATCTTTTATGTTATGGATTATAACCATGTCCAGGCGGAATTAAACGTTCAATTTACGAAACAGTTGACCGATGAAGGAAAAACGGTGTATTTGGTCATCAATCAAATTGACAAACATCGCGATGAGGAGCTGCCATTCGCGGCGTTTCGCGCTTCGGCGGTCGAGGCGTTCCAACGTTGGGGGATCGAGGCGGCCGGACTGTTTTTCCTCTCGTTGAAAGCGCCGTCCCATCCGCACAGCGAGTGGCAGGCGTTGTCAAGTTGCTTGCGCCGGCTGTTTGCCGACAAGGACGAATGGCTCGTTCGCGGCGCTGAATCATCGTTGAAATGGATCGTCGCCCGCCATCTTGAGCAGTTGTGCGCTCAGCATGAGAAGTTGGCGCAAGAGATGCAGGAGCGGCTTGCGGCGCTTGGCGGCGTTGCGGGTGAGGCGGCCGCCGAAGAGCTCCATCGCTTGGAAGTCGAGCTTGCCGAGACGCAAACGGCGGCGGCGCGGCTGGAAGAGTCGTTTCGCACGGAGCTGGAGCGCGTGCTGCACAATGCTTATTTAATGCCGTTTGAAACGAGAGAGCGGGCCGGGGCGTACTTGGAAGCCATGCAGACTAGCTTTAAGGTCGGGTGGCTGTTTTCCAAGACGAAGACGGAAGAGGAGCGCAAACGGCGGTTGGCGGCGTTTTATGAGAGCGTGAAAGCACAGGCGACCGCGCAGATCGAATGGCATGTCCGCCAATTGCTGCTGCGGTTTGGAAATGAGTGGGATGCCGATGCCGCCTGGCTTGGCAAGTGTCAACAGTGGACGGTGGAGTGGGATGAATCGCTGCTTGCAGGCCTCGTCAAACACGGAACGGATTCGCGCGGTGCGGCGCTGTTGAATTATACCGATGATGTCGCGGCGGCGCTCAAAAAACGGTACCGCGACTCAGCGCTCGCTTTGGTGGCGGAGCTTGGGGAACAAGCGGCCAACCGGGCGGCCGAGCAAATCGCGGCATTGCGCGTCAAGCTGTCGGCAGCGCGCGAAAAAGCGGAGCTCGCCGCCCATTTGGCCCGCCTTGAAGCGGAGCGGGAAGAGCGGCGTCACATGCTCGAGCAGCTGCTCGCCGCCCCCACCCCTAACGATGGCCAAACGCTCGATGAAAAACAGCTGGCTGTGCTGACCGCCGCCCCTTCATTCCAGAGGGCGCGCCATGCCGAGGCGGCGGTGCGGCCGCATGAGCCGCGGGAGACCATGAATCGTGTTTCCGAAGAGCAAGCGCTCAGTCAGAAAAGAGCGGCCGGCAGCCGGGCGGCGGGAGAACGGGACGATTTCTCGCGGGCGCGGCCTAGCGGACAAAAACTGCGAAGCGAAGAAGCGGCCGAGCGGCTGGAGGCGGCGGCCGCTTGGCTCGAGCAGTCCGAACTGCTCTCTCGTTTTGCCAGCCCGCTGCGCGTCAAAGCGCGGCGGCTCCGTGAGCGCTCGTTTACGGTCGCTTTGTTTGGTGCTTTCAGCGCCGGTAAATCGTCGCTCGCCAACGCCTTGCTCGGCGCGCCGCTTTTGCCTTCATCGCCCAATCCGACAACCGCTGCCATCAGCAAAATCGCGCCGCCTGACCAAGAGCATCCGCACGGAATGGCGGTGGTCAACGTCAAAAGCGAGCGGCAAATGTGGGAGGATGTTCAAGCCTCGCTTCGCCAGTTTGGACTGGAGGCCGATACATGGGAGGAGGCGCTTCGCCTTTGCGCCCGCATCGCTGAATCCGGAGCAATGCATCCGGCGCAAAAGCCGCACCTTGCCTTTTTGGCGGCCGTTGCGGCCGGTTATGAGCGGATGGGCGGCCAGCTCGGCGCGGCGCTGTCGGTCGGCTTTGACGAATTAGAGCGGTATGTCGCGGATGAGGCGGTGTCGTGTTTCTTAGACGAGGTCGTCCTGTATGCCGATTGCCCGCTCACCCGCCAAGGGGTGACGCTTGTCGATACGCCGGGGGTCGATTCGCTCAACGCCCGGCATACCGGAGTGGCGTTCCATTATATGAAGAATGCCGATGCGCTGCTGTTTGTGACGTACTACAACCATGCCTTTTCGAAAGCGGATCGCGAATTTTTGCTTCAGCTCGGGCGCGTTAAGGATGCGTTTTCCCTTGACAAAATGTTTTTTGTCATCAACGCCGCTGATTTGGCTCAGTCGCGGGAGGAGCTCGATGCGGTCGTCTCCTACATGAACAGCGAACTCGCCCGCTTCGGCATCCGTTTTCCGCGCCTTTATGCGCTCTCGAGCCGTCTGGCGCTGGCGGAGAAAACCGGGGCGGGGCCCGTGTCGCACGACGTTTTGGCGGATTCAGGGCTGCCCGCTTTTGAGGCCGATTTTTTCCGCTTCTTGACCGAAGAGCTGGCCGAAGTGGCGGTCGAGAGCGCCTGCGCTGAGCTTGCGCGGGCGCATCAGGCAGCCGCAGAGTACGCTCGGGCCGCTGGACAGAGTGAGGCGGAAAAAGCGGCCAAACAACAAATGCTGGCGCGCATTCGCGAAGAGATGCATGCGCTGCTCGCCGGCGCCGATGACGCCCACGGCCGGCAAGCGCTTCGCCAAGAGGTGGAGGAGCTGCTCTATTACGTGAAACAGCGCGTGTTCCTGCGCTTGAACGATCTGTTTAAGGAAGCGTTCCATCCATCGGTGCTCCGCGACGGCCAAGGGCCGATGCGCCAAGTGCTTGCGCGCTGTCTTGACGAGCTGCTTGCGGCGGTCGGCTTTGATTTGGCGCAGGAGATGAGGGCGACAAGCTTGCGGGTAGAGGCCTTTTTGCGCAAGCGGCTGGATGAGCAGTTTGCCCGTCTTGGCCGTGAGCTTCGAAGCCTCGATCCGTCAGTGGCTCTTACGCCGCCGGAAACGGCTGTTTTTGCGGCGCCGGAGTTCGCCAACGCCCTTAGCGATGTGGATCGGGCGCGGTTTGCCAAGGCGCTTTCGCTCTATAAAAACGCCAAATCGTTTTTTGAACGCGATGAAAAGCGGCGGATGAAAGAGGAAATCGAAACCGCGCTCATGGAGCCGGTCGATCAGTATTTGGCCGAGCAAAAAGAGCGGATCGTCTCCGCTTATAGTGAGCAATACGAGACGGCCGTCGCCGCGTTGGCCGCCGCGCTCGCCGACCAAGTCGACAGCTATATGGACGGTTTGATGGCGGCGCTCGCCAACAGGGGGGACGGTGAGACGCTCCGCCGCATCGAAGCGGCGCTTCGCCGCCTTCTTCCCGTTCAAAGCGAGGAGGCGCAGCCATGA